Proteins from a single region of Diaphorobacter limosus:
- a CDS encoding SufS family cysteine desulfurase: MRGQPGEQEQQDLSRLRAQFPILAQSIHGHPLAYLDNAATTQTPLAVQQAMQQFEQRDRANIHRGVHTLSQRATDAFEAARATLKTFVGAGSAHELVFTSGTTEALNLVAQGLWAAGPGKAWLQPGDEIIVSGLEHHANIVPWQQAARMSGAELVILRPDAEGRIHTQDLQRLLGARTRVFAVTAGANATGERPPYEEMLALARQAGALTVLDAAQAVGHAMPALSALDCDFMAFSGHKMYGPMGTGALVGKREALQFLYPLRLGGDMVDWVSYEAAGYAQLPARLEGGTPNVAGAVGLAAAARFIDEVGRTAIDQHLHALRAQALAGLQAIDGISVLAPHATQASLVSFVSHDVHPHDIGTLLDERGIAVRTGHHCAQPLLDHLGLGPTTRASFALYNTSDEVDRFVAAVAHAIKVFQ, translated from the coding sequence GTGAGGGGCCAGCCAGGCGAGCAAGAGCAGCAAGACCTGAGCCGCCTGCGCGCCCAATTCCCCATCCTGGCCCAATCGATCCACGGCCACCCCCTGGCCTATCTGGACAACGCCGCCACCACGCAAACCCCGCTGGCCGTGCAACAGGCCATGCAGCAGTTTGAACAGCGCGACCGCGCCAACATCCATCGCGGCGTGCACACCTTGAGCCAGCGCGCCACCGACGCTTTCGAGGCCGCGCGCGCCACGCTGAAGACCTTCGTCGGCGCCGGGTCGGCGCATGAGCTGGTCTTCACCAGCGGCACCACCGAGGCGCTGAACCTGGTCGCCCAGGGCCTGTGGGCCGCAGGGCCGGGCAAGGCCTGGCTGCAACCCGGCGACGAGATCATCGTCAGCGGCCTGGAGCACCACGCCAACATCGTGCCCTGGCAGCAGGCAGCGCGCATGAGCGGGGCCGAGTTGGTCATCCTCAGGCCCGACGCCGAGGGCCGCATCCATACGCAGGATCTGCAGCGCCTGCTGGGCGCGCGCACCAGGGTGTTTGCCGTGACGGCCGGCGCCAATGCCACCGGCGAGCGCCCGCCCTACGAAGAAATGCTGGCCCTGGCGCGCCAGGCTGGCGCCCTGACGGTGCTGGACGCCGCCCAGGCCGTGGGCCACGCCATGCCCGCTCTGTCGGCCCTGGACTGCGACTTCATGGCCTTCTCTGGCCACAAGATGTACGGCCCCATGGGCACGGGCGCCTTGGTAGGCAAGCGCGAGGCGCTACAATTTTTATACCCATTGCGCCTGGGCGGCGACATGGTGGACTGGGTCAGCTACGAGGCAGCCGGCTACGCCCAGCTGCCCGCACGCCTGGAGGGCGGCACGCCCAACGTGGCCGGGGCCGTGGGTCTGGCGGCCGCCGCGCGCTTTATCGACGAGGTGGGGCGCACCGCCATCGACCAGCACCTGCATGCCCTGCGCGCGCAGGCGCTGGCCGGCTTGCAGGCAATAGATGGCATCAGCGTGCTGGCGCCGCATGCCACGCAGGCCTCGCTGGTGTCCTTTGTCTCGCACGACGTGCACCCGCACGACATCGGCACGCTGCTGGACGAGCGCGGCATCGCTGTGCGCACCGGCCACCACTGCGCCCAGCCGCTGCTGGATCACCTGGGCCTGGGGCCGACCACGCGCGCCTCGTTCGCGCTCTACAACACCAGCGACGAGGTCGATCGCTTCGTCGCCGCCGTGGCCCATGCCATCAAGGTTTTTCAATGA
- the sufU gene encoding Fe-S cluster assembly sulfur transfer protein SufU, with translation MSSAENDLYQEVVLEHKRAPRNFGQLAHATHQAQGTNPSCGDRVAVQLQMDGDRVADIRFTGQGCAICMASTSMMTEAVKGRDVELAKTLQQHFRAVLTGEEEPEDAPLGKLVSLAGVRQYPSRIKCALLGWHALMHAIADNDGQAVSTEEEGQP, from the coding sequence ATGAGCAGTGCTGAAAACGATCTCTACCAGGAAGTGGTGCTGGAGCACAAGCGCGCCCCGCGCAACTTTGGGCAGCTGGCGCATGCCACGCACCAGGCCCAGGGCACCAACCCGTCGTGCGGCGACCGCGTGGCCGTGCAGTTGCAGATGGACGGCGACAGGGTGGCCGACATCCGCTTCACCGGCCAGGGCTGCGCCATCTGCATGGCATCGACCTCGATGATGACCGAGGCCGTCAAGGGCCGCGACGTGGAGCTGGCCAAGACCCTGCAGCAGCATTTCCGCGCCGTGCTCACGGGCGAGGAAGAACCCGAGGACGCGCCCCTGGGCAAGCTGGTCAGCCTGGCCGGCGTGCGCCAATACCCCAGCCGCATCAAATGCGCGCTGCTGGGCTGGCACGCGCTGATGCATGCCATTGCCGACAACGACGGCCAGGCGGTGAGCACCGAAGAGGAGGGCCAGCCATGA
- the sufT gene encoding putative Fe-S cluster assembly protein SufT, with the protein MMNRRHREDVLVRRSVTVETIPTGYPVELEAGQLAQITQALGSSFTLLVEGQLMRLKGADADAIGKQPPETIVVPADLPLDELEPLIWDTLRTCYDPEIPVNIVDLGLVYRLDFEPSDDADKVRVVIDMTLTAPGCGMGESIANEVCDKVLTLPRVGDITVNLVFDPPWERAMMSEEAQLALGL; encoded by the coding sequence ATGATGAACCGCCGCCACCGCGAGGACGTGCTGGTGCGCCGCAGCGTCACCGTGGAAACCATCCCCACCGGCTACCCCGTGGAGCTGGAAGCCGGCCAGCTGGCGCAGATCACGCAGGCCCTGGGCTCGTCCTTCACCCTGCTGGTCGAGGGTCAGCTGATGCGCCTGAAAGGGGCGGACGCCGACGCCATCGGCAAGCAGCCGCCCGAGACCATCGTCGTGCCGGCCGACCTGCCGCTGGACGAATTGGAGCCGCTGATCTGGGACACGCTGCGCACCTGCTACGACCCCGAGATCCCGGTCAACATCGTCGATCTGGGCCTGGTCTACCGGCTCGACTTCGAGCCCTCGGACGACGCCGACAAGGTGCGCGTGGTCATCGACATGACGCTCACCGCCCCCGGCTGCGGCATGGGCGAATCGATCGCCAACGAGGTCTGCGACAAGGTGCTGACCCTGCCGCGCGTGGGCGACATCACCGTGAACCTGGTGTTCGACCCACCCTGGGAGCGCGCCATGATGAGCGAAGAGGCGCAGCTGGCGCTGGGGCTGTAG
- a CDS encoding NAD(P)/FAD-dependent oxidoreductase, whose translation MSTPFFDAVIIGAGAAGLFCAAQAGQRGLKVLLIDHADKVAEKIRISGGGRCNFTNRELDVRAPHKHFVGQNPQFCRSALSRYTPADFIALVQRHGIAFHEKHKGQLFADRSAEDIIAMLLAECADGRVERWQPCGVKSVVFLAAERLIANQAANPHPRPLPEGEGAKPAQPIALAPLGRGRGEGHPRPGNSQALSGFIADAESAGSYQINTDRGPVLARSLVIATGGLSIPKIGASDLGYRLAQQFKLPLVERRPGLVPLTFDGAEWAPYAQLAGLALPVEISTGAKKERMAFHEDLLFTHRGLSGPAVLQISSYWRDGQPLAIDLAPGVNLGEALRMAKARSRKRIANELATLVPTRLAEAWASTDADWQRPINEAADKALARLAERLARWQLTPTGTEGYKKAEVTLGGVDTRALSQQSMECKSQPGLYFIGEVVDVTGWLGGYNFQWAWASGHACAQALPLG comes from the coding sequence GTGTCCACTCCGTTTTTTGATGCCGTCATCATCGGCGCCGGCGCCGCCGGCCTGTTTTGTGCCGCCCAGGCAGGCCAGCGCGGCCTGAAGGTGCTGCTGATCGACCATGCGGACAAGGTGGCCGAGAAGATCCGCATCTCGGGCGGCGGGCGCTGCAACTTCACCAACCGCGAGCTGGATGTGCGTGCGCCGCACAAGCATTTTGTCGGGCAGAACCCGCAGTTCTGCCGCTCCGCCCTGTCACGCTACACGCCTGCGGACTTCATCGCCCTGGTGCAGCGCCACGGCATCGCCTTTCACGAGAAGCACAAGGGCCAGCTGTTTGCCGACCGCTCGGCCGAGGACATCATCGCCATGCTGCTGGCCGAATGCGCCGATGGCCGGGTGGAGCGCTGGCAGCCCTGCGGCGTAAAGAGCGTGGTGTTTTTGGCGGCCGAGCGACTTATCGCAAATCAGGCGGCAAACCCTCACCCCCGCCCTCTCCCAGAGGGAGAGGGAGCAAAACCAGCGCAACCGATCGCCCTCGCCCCTTTGGGGAGAGGGAGGGGTGAGGGGCATCCACGCCCTGGGAACTCCCAAGCTTTATCTGGCTTTATCGCAGATGCAGAAAGCGCTGGCAGCTATCAAATCAATACCGATCGCGGCCCGGTGCTGGCGCGCAGCCTGGTCATCGCCACGGGCGGGTTGTCCATCCCCAAGATAGGCGCCAGCGACCTGGGCTATCGACTCGCCCAGCAGTTCAAGTTGCCCCTGGTCGAACGCCGGCCCGGCCTGGTGCCGCTGACCTTCGACGGCGCCGAGTGGGCGCCTTATGCGCAGCTGGCCGGCCTGGCGCTGCCGGTGGAGATCAGTACCGGGGCCAAGAAAGAGCGCATGGCCTTTCACGAGGATCTGCTGTTCACCCACCGCGGCCTGTCGGGGCCGGCGGTGCTGCAAATCTCCAGCTACTGGCGGGACGGCCAGCCGCTGGCCATCGACCTGGCGCCGGGTGTGAATCTGGGCGAGGCGCTGCGGATGGCCAAGGCGCGCTCCAGAAAACGCATCGCCAACGAGCTGGCCACCCTGGTGCCCACCCGCCTGGCCGAGGCCTGGGCCAGCACCGACGCCGACTGGCAGCGCCCCATCAACGAGGCCGCCGACAAGGCCCTGGCGCGCCTGGCCGAGCGGCTGGCGCGCTGGCAGCTCACGCCCACCGGCACCGAGGGCTACAAGAAGGCCGAGGTGACGCTGGGCGGCGTGGACACGCGCGCCCTGTCGCAGCAGAGCATGGAATGCAAGAGCCAACCCGGCCTGTACTTCATCGGCGAGGTGGTGGACGTGACCGGCTGGCTGGGCGGCTACAACTTCCAATGGGCCTGGGCCAGCGGCCATGCCTGCGCGCAGGCGCTGCCGCTGGGCTGA
- a CDS encoding C1 family peptidase: MQQLIVKGNAGELVDRLRTALAATLGAPAAATFPSLAAAPGSAIDEDFDAAIRRWQSGVGIIADGIVGPRCQVLLGLRKAVPLQLNPPMDVGLVCRLFPATKPANIARYLPYVEAALGAAGLTDRAMVVGALGTIRAETEGFVPIAELQSRFNTPPDGAPFSLYDLRKNLGNGARGDGERYRGRGFVQLTGKANYTTYGKRIGIDLVAFPDRANAPEVAAVVLAQFLADKADKFRAAVLAGNLAAARKLVNGGAHGLASFTDVFKRADAFWPQTAPVTAGRAGAARATRRKPAPAAAAVARDMRTRKDPADLRDRLFQPVAITLPDAVPTPDDVSRFLPGYTGAGLILNQGGEGACTGFGLSCVINYLRWIKAKNPKRMESVSPRMLYTLARQHDEYDGENYDGSSCRGALKGWFNNGVCLESDWPYVADQSDTARYGFADRAAQHTVGVYYRVDTKSITDMQAAIHQHRAVFASAFTHDGWDAVPERKTAPKSHDDLPRIAFDGRPSQTQGHAFALVGYNADGFIVQNSWGTGWGTGGFAVLTYLDWLANGMDAWVVALGVPGVISGRLAVDYGQAGALAGADRSKWWDKGLAYQHSVVLGNDGRVRRYLTQDAQPRKLQHQCTTLPDAWFRTQPDAKKRLVLYVHGGLNSEDGAIERASAMGRFFVANGCYPLFLVWKTGLIESLGDILSDRLQRQPAMAGAGEWLSEKTDKFLEKTIGRPFAKPIWSEMKENAGLAYEARHGGDLLLDALQGLSVIWEDALELHLVGHSAGAIALGHLLATLKQRKDDKRDSGLHDRLASVHLYAPACSVAFANQRYARNPHVMERLHLDVLSDRVERRDTVGKIYRKSLLYFVSNALETDLRLPILGLDRIHDASYNGWDGTSDTGEALAGWRAAAAKVKLARRTTVLDADRVTTALDASGKPLATTDTAHGSFDNDVEVVTRTLLRIRGGEPLLMPVDDLRGY, translated from the coding sequence ATGCAACAGCTGATCGTCAAAGGCAATGCCGGTGAATTGGTGGATCGTCTGCGCACCGCGCTGGCGGCAACGCTGGGGGCCCCAGCGGCGGCCACCTTCCCATCGCTGGCGGCGGCGCCGGGCAGCGCCATCGACGAAGATTTTGACGCCGCCATACGCCGCTGGCAGTCGGGCGTGGGCATCATTGCCGACGGCATCGTCGGGCCGCGCTGCCAGGTGCTGCTGGGCCTGCGCAAGGCCGTGCCGCTGCAGCTCAACCCGCCCATGGATGTGGGTCTGGTGTGCCGGCTGTTTCCGGCCACCAAGCCGGCCAATATCGCGCGCTACCTGCCTTACGTGGAGGCGGCGCTGGGCGCCGCGGGCCTAACCGACCGGGCCATGGTGGTGGGCGCGCTGGGCACCATACGCGCCGAGACCGAAGGCTTCGTGCCGATCGCCGAGCTGCAGTCGCGCTTCAACACCCCACCCGACGGCGCGCCGTTCTCGCTCTACGACCTGCGCAAGAACCTGGGCAACGGCGCCCGTGGCGATGGCGAGCGCTATCGCGGCCGCGGCTTCGTGCAACTGACCGGCAAGGCCAACTACACCACCTACGGCAAGCGCATCGGCATCGACCTGGTCGCCTTTCCGGACCGGGCCAATGCGCCCGAGGTGGCGGCCGTGGTGCTGGCGCAGTTTCTGGCCGACAAGGCCGACAAGTTCCGCGCCGCCGTGCTGGCCGGCAACCTGGCTGCCGCGCGCAAGCTGGTCAATGGCGGCGCGCATGGGCTGGCCAGCTTTACCGACGTGTTCAAGCGCGCCGACGCCTTCTGGCCGCAGACCGCGCCAGTGACCGCCGGCCGCGCCGGCGCTGCCCGCGCCACCAGGCGCAAACCGGCGCCAGCCGCCGCAGCCGTGGCGCGCGACATGCGCACGCGCAAAGACCCGGCGGACCTGCGCGACCGGCTGTTCCAGCCCGTCGCCATCACCCTGCCCGACGCCGTGCCCACGCCCGACGACGTAAGCCGCTTCCTGCCCGGCTACACCGGCGCCGGCCTGATCCTGAACCAGGGCGGCGAGGGCGCCTGCACCGGCTTCGGCCTGTCCTGCGTCATCAACTACCTGCGCTGGATCAAGGCCAAAAACCCCAAGCGCATGGAGTCGGTCAGCCCGCGCATGCTCTACACGCTGGCGCGCCAGCATGACGAGTACGACGGCGAGAACTACGACGGCTCGTCCTGCCGCGGCGCCCTCAAGGGCTGGTTCAACAATGGCGTCTGCCTGGAGAGCGACTGGCCCTACGTGGCCGATCAGTCCGACACCGCGCGCTACGGCTTTGCCGACCGCGCCGCGCAGCACACGGTGGGCGTGTATTACCGCGTGGACACCAAGTCCATCACCGACATGCAGGCGGCCATTCACCAGCACCGGGCGGTGTTTGCATCCGCCTTCACGCACGACGGCTGGGACGCCGTGCCCGAGCGCAAAACGGCGCCCAAGAGCCATGACGACCTGCCGCGCATCGCCTTCGACGGCCGGCCGTCGCAGACCCAGGGCCATGCCTTTGCGCTGGTGGGCTACAACGCCGACGGCTTCATCGTGCAGAACTCCTGGGGCACGGGCTGGGGCACGGGCGGCTTTGCCGTGCTGACCTATCTGGATTGGCTGGCCAATGGCATGGATGCCTGGGTGGTCGCGCTGGGCGTGCCGGGCGTCATCTCGGGCCGGCTGGCCGTGGACTACGGTCAGGCGGGCGCACTGGCCGGCGCAGACCGATCCAAGTGGTGGGACAAAGGCCTGGCCTACCAGCACAGCGTGGTGCTGGGCAACGACGGGCGCGTGCGCCGCTACCTGACGCAGGACGCACAGCCGCGCAAGCTGCAGCACCAGTGCACCACGCTGCCCGATGCATGGTTCCGCACCCAGCCCGACGCCAAGAAACGCCTGGTGCTGTACGTGCATGGCGGCCTCAACAGCGAAGACGGCGCCATAGAGCGCGCCAGCGCCATGGGGCGCTTCTTTGTCGCCAACGGCTGCTACCCGCTGTTCCTGGTCTGGAAGACCGGGCTCATCGAATCGCTGGGCGACATCCTGAGCGACCGCCTGCAGCGCCAGCCCGCCATGGCCGGCGCTGGCGAATGGCTGAGCGAGAAGACGGACAAATTCCTGGAGAAAACCATAGGCCGCCCCTTTGCCAAGCCGATCTGGAGCGAGATGAAAGAAAACGCCGGCCTGGCCTACGAGGCGCGCCATGGCGGAGACCTGCTGCTCGACGCCCTGCAGGGCCTGAGCGTGATCTGGGAGGATGCGCTGGAGCTGCACCTGGTGGGCCATTCGGCCGGCGCCATCGCCCTCGGTCACCTGCTGGCCACGCTCAAGCAGCGCAAGGACGACAAGCGCGACAGCGGCCTGCACGACCGCCTGGCATCGGTGCACCTGTACGCGCCGGCCTGCAGCGTGGCCTTTGCCAACCAGCGCTATGCGCGCAACCCGCATGTCATGGAGCGGCTGCACCTGGACGTGCTGTCCGACCGCGTAGAGCGCCGCGACACCGTGGGCAAGATCTATCGCAAATCGCTGCTGTACTTTGTCTCCAACGCGCTGGAGACCGACCTGCGCCTGCCCATCCTGGGGCTCGACCGCATCCATGACGCGAGCTACAACGGCTGGGACGGCACCTCCGACACCGGCGAGGCCCTGGCCGGCTGGCGCGCCGCCGCTGCCAAGGTCAAACTGGCGCGGCGCACCACGGTGCTGGACGCCGACCGCGTCACCACGGCGCTGGACGCCAGCGGCAAACCCCTGGCCACGACCGACACCGCGCATGGCAGCTTCGACAACGACGTGGAGGTAGTCACGCGCACCCTGCTGCGCATCCGTGGCGGCGAGCCGCTGCTGATGCCGGTGGATGACCTGCGGGGTTATTGA
- a CDS encoding DUF333 domain-containing protein: protein MKISSNHELLFSMVVLALLGGCSSTEAGPTVAIANPASEHCVKKGGKLEIIKDAAGEKGMCHLPDGTVVEEWELFRRDNPQK from the coding sequence ATGAAGATTTCTTCAAACCACGAATTATTGTTCAGCATGGTCGTACTCGCATTGCTTGGCGGTTGCAGTTCCACGGAAGCCGGCCCCACTGTGGCGATCGCCAACCCAGCTTCCGAACATTGCGTGAAGAAAGGTGGAAAACTTGAAATTATCAAAGATGCCGCAGGAGAAAAAGGGATGTGCCATCTCCCTGATGGAACTGTCGTAGAGGAGTGGGAGTTGTTTCGCCGTGACAATCCACAGAAATAA
- a CDS encoding acyltransferase family protein, translating to MTMLSGFIGVPSIDGAYWSLFVEIRFYALVAIVLVIRRIHQAQVFIFIWLTLSVALEIHPVYKLRYFFITDYSAYFIAGATYFLIWSKGPSLIRIIIITISWWLAMFQATNGLQGFEKHYGTSMNTYAVAGIITIFFAVMMLVSLRRTGIFGRTHWLLVGSLTYPLYLLHQNIGFMVFNVAYPTINAHILFWGTIVAALIFAYAVHFFIERRLSSPLKASLNTFADHIQRLTMRSSGRAETRR from the coding sequence ATGACTATGCTGAGCGGCTTTATTGGCGTACCATCGATTGATGGCGCATATTGGTCATTATTTGTAGAAATTCGCTTTTATGCATTGGTTGCAATCGTATTGGTGATTAGAAGAATACATCAGGCTCAAGTATTCATATTTATTTGGTTGACTCTATCAGTTGCCCTTGAAATCCATCCAGTTTACAAACTACGCTACTTTTTTATAACCGATTACTCGGCCTATTTCATCGCTGGCGCAACATATTTCTTAATCTGGTCAAAAGGCCCGTCTCTAATAAGAATTATAATCATCACCATTTCATGGTGGCTCGCGATGTTTCAGGCCACAAATGGACTGCAGGGGTTTGAGAAACATTACGGCACATCCATGAATACCTATGCTGTTGCTGGAATAATAACTATCTTTTTTGCTGTAATGATGCTTGTTTCTTTAAGACGCACAGGAATATTTGGCCGTACACATTGGCTACTGGTTGGATCACTCACTTATCCTCTCTACCTACTCCATCAGAATATCGGCTTTATGGTTTTCAACGTTGCGTATCCAACCATCAATGCACACATACTATTTTGGGGCACTATAGTTGCGGCTCTCATATTCGCATATGCCGTGCACTTTTTCATTGAAAGGCGGCTCTCATCACCGCTGAAAGCCTCCCTAAATACGTTTGCAGACCATATACAACGCCTAACAATGCGCTCCAGCGGACGCGCTGAAACGCGCCGCTGA
- a CDS encoding IS5 family transposase has translation MKQISLALNLSTRQTRKQVFLEQMEQVVPWQELVQLIAPYYPQGRNGRPPFELQTMLRLHFLQQWFKLSDLGMEEALFDTPLYRDFAQLDAHGRLPDESTILRFRHRLERHKLAEQMLATVNDLLCAKGLQLKEGTIVDATLIAAPSSTKNKDNARDPEMHSSKKGNQWYFGMKAHIGVDADSGLVHTVRCTSGNVGDVVEGNSLLHGQEVQVFGDAGYQGADKRADAPNDVPWHVAMGPAKRKALDKEHSAVDALVDQLERVKAQIRAKVEHPFRVIKRQFGYTKVRYRGLKKNTLQIVTLFALSNLWMARHQLMQQQGARG, from the coding sequence ATGAAGCAAATTAGCCTCGCCTTGAACCTGAGCACGCGCCAGACCCGCAAGCAAGTCTTCCTCGAACAGATGGAGCAGGTCGTGCCCTGGCAAGAGCTGGTGCAACTGATCGCCCCGTACTACCCCCAGGGCAGGAACGGGCGCCCGCCCTTTGAGCTGCAGACCATGCTGCGCCTGCACTTCTTGCAGCAGTGGTTCAAGCTGTCGGACCTGGGGATGGAGGAAGCCTTGTTTGACACGCCCCTGTACCGGGACTTTGCCCAGCTCGATGCCCACGGGCGGCTGCCTGACGAGAGCACCATCTTGCGCTTTCGCCACCGACTGGAGCGCCACAAGCTGGCCGAGCAGATGCTGGCCACCGTCAACGACCTGCTGTGCGCCAAAGGCCTGCAGCTCAAGGAAGGCACCATCGTGGATGCCACCTTGATTGCCGCGCCGAGCTCAACCAAGAACAAAGACAACGCGCGAGACCCCGAGATGCATTCGAGCAAGAAGGGCAACCAGTGGTACTTCGGCATGAAGGCCCATATCGGCGTGGATGCCGACAGCGGCCTGGTGCACACCGTGCGCTGCACCTCGGGCAACGTCGGCGACGTGGTCGAAGGCAACAGCCTGCTGCACGGACAGGAGGTGCAGGTCTTTGGCGACGCTGGCTACCAGGGAGCGGACAAACGCGCCGATGCGCCTAACGACGTGCCGTGGCACGTTGCCATGGGGCCGGCCAAACGCAAGGCATTGGACAAAGAACACAGTGCTGTAGATGCTCTGGTCGATCAGCTCGAGCGCGTGAAGGCGCAAATCCGCGCCAAGGTGGAACACCCGTTTCGCGTCATCAAGCGCCAGTTTGGCTACACCAAGGTGCGTTATCGAGGCCTGAAGAAAAACACCCTGCAGATCGTGACGTTGTTTGCGCTCTCGAACCTGTGGATGGCGCGCCATCAGTTGATGCAGCAGCAAGGAGCACGGGGATGA
- a CDS encoding acyltransferase family protein — MKNTRVNEIDLLRFFAALAVVFFHYSFRGYAADAMSIMPYPLLASLSKYGYLGVELFFMISGFVILMTAAKEILQNLPICLVAVSHRWHPQHL; from the coding sequence ATGAAAAATACAAGAGTTAACGAAATCGATCTGCTCCGATTTTTTGCGGCACTCGCAGTCGTATTTTTTCACTACTCTTTCCGCGGATATGCTGCCGATGCCATGTCAATCATGCCGTACCCGCTACTGGCCTCACTGTCCAAGTATGGCTACCTTGGAGTCGAGCTTTTTTTCATGATTAGCGGATTTGTCATACTGATGACTGCCGCTAAGGAAATCCTGCAAAACCTCCCCATTTGTCTGGTAGCTGTCAGCCACCGCTGGCATCCTCAGCATCTATGA
- the cobA gene encoding uroporphyrinogen-III C-methyltransferase yields MSGSCTLVGAGPGDPDLLTLKAVKAIQAATVLFVDDLVSEAIVALAPAGARIVRVGKRGGCKSTPQAQIEALMLAATRQGEAVVRLKGGDPFIFGRGGEEVEHLAAAGIPVQVVNGITAGLAGMTLLGAPLTHRQHAHGVVFITGHHQPGGHPTNWRQLAATARDARLTLVIYMGVKSCAYIQAELLTALPAHTPAAVIQHASLPQQRHAVTTLGRLQQTIEHEGLDSPSVIVVGDVVRGIRAAAQ; encoded by the coding sequence ATGAGCGGCAGCTGCACCCTGGTGGGCGCCGGCCCCGGCGACCCGGATCTGCTGACCCTGAAGGCCGTGAAGGCCATCCAGGCGGCCACGGTGCTGTTCGTGGACGACCTGGTCAGCGAGGCCATCGTCGCCCTGGCCCCAGCGGGCGCGCGCATCGTGCGCGTGGGCAAGCGCGGCGGCTGCAAGAGCACGCCCCAGGCGCAGATCGAGGCGCTGATGCTGGCGGCCACGCGCCAGGGCGAGGCGGTGGTGCGCCTCAAGGGCGGCGACCCCTTCATCTTTGGCCGCGGCGGCGAAGAGGTCGAGCACCTGGCCGCCGCCGGCATCCCCGTGCAGGTGGTCAACGGCATCACCGCCGGCCTGGCCGGCATGACGCTGCTGGGCGCGCCACTGACGCACCGCCAGCATGCCCATGGCGTGGTCTTCATCACCGGCCACCACCAGCCCGGCGGGCACCCCACCAACTGGCGCCAGCTGGCGGCCACGGCACGCGACGCCAGGCTGACGCTGGTGATCTACATGGGCGTGAAGAGCTGCGCCTACATCCAGGCCGAACTGCTGACCGCCCTGCCCGCGCACACGCCGGCGGCCGTGATCCAGCACGCCAGCCTGCCGCAGCAGCGCCATGCCGTCACCACCCTGGGGCGCTTGCAGCAGACCATAGAGCACGAAGGGCTGGACAGCCCCTCGGTGATCGTCGTCGGCGACGTGGTGCGCGGCATCCGCGCTGCGGCGCAATAG
- the ybiB gene encoding DNA-binding protein YbiB, translating to MGIGHYIKEIGRGARGAKALDRAQAADLLGQVLDGQVSDLEVGAFCVAMRIKGETVEEMCGFLDAVQERIARFPACAGGQPLVVLPSYNGARKLPVLTPLLALLLAREGCSVLLHGMRTESRRVLASEVLEALDIQALTAPNQIASGTVAHIATGTLLPGLARLLAVREAIGLRTPAHSLVKLITPCAGPALLVASYTHGEYFELLGATFAARGMHALLSRGLEGEVAADPRRRPRYDAYIAGAHQLLQEQQPGTAAEVPGLSAEIDAASTAAYTRRVLAGQAPVPEALAQQVRHIVRLAQQISARAQP from the coding sequence ATGGGCATAGGCCACTACATCAAGGAAATCGGCCGCGGCGCACGCGGCGCCAAGGCATTGGATCGCGCCCAGGCCGCCGACCTGCTCGGGCAGGTGCTCGACGGCCAGGTGAGCGACCTGGAGGTCGGCGCCTTTTGCGTGGCCATGCGCATCAAGGGCGAGACGGTGGAGGAGATGTGCGGCTTTCTCGATGCCGTGCAGGAGCGCATCGCGCGCTTTCCCGCCTGTGCGGGCGGCCAGCCCCTCGTCGTGCTGCCCAGCTACAACGGCGCGCGCAAGCTGCCGGTGCTGACGCCGCTGCTGGCCCTGCTGCTGGCGCGCGAAGGCTGCAGCGTGCTGCTGCACGGCATGCGCACCGAGTCGCGCCGCGTTTTGGCATCAGAAGTGCTTGAAGCGCTTGATATACAAGCGCTGACAGCTCCCAATCAAATAGCATCTGGCACGGTGGCCCATATCGCCACCGGCACGCTGCTGCCGGGCCTGGCACGGCTGCTGGCGGTGCGCGAGGCGATAGGCCTGCGCACGCCGGCGCACAGCCTGGTGAAGCTGATCACCCCCTGCGCCGGGCCCGCGCTGCTGGTCGCCAGCTACACCCATGGCGAGTATTTCGAGCTGCTGGGCGCCACCTTTGCCGCGCGCGGCATGCATGCGCTGCTGTCGCGCGGGCTGGAGGGCGAGGTGGCCGCCGACCCGCGCCGCCGGCCGCGTTATGACGCCTATATCGCCGGCGCGCACCAGCTGCTGCAGGAGCAGCAACCCGGCACGGCCGCGGAGGTGCCGGGCCTGTCCGCCGAGATCGACGCCGCCAGTACCGCCGCCTACACGCGCCGCGTGCTCGCCGGCCAGGCGCCCGTGCCCGAGGCGCTGGCGCAGCAGGTGCGGCATATCGTGCGGCTCGCCCAGCAAATCAGCGCACGGGCACAGCCATGA